A region from the Paludicola sp. MB14-C6 genome encodes:
- a CDS encoding transporter substrate-binding domain-containing protein — protein MKKIISILLITIMVAAMFVGCKGNENSLEAIKKNGKITMLTNATFAPFEFVENNKVVGVDPELAQMIADEIGVKLEITNMDFDLLVDYVKTGKGDFAAAGMTITDERKKQVDFSIEYTTSTQYIIVKKGTDVKSFSPNGKVIGVQQGTTGDLFYASDKKVIQAKEVKRYKSSIDAAKDILLGRVDCVIVDELPAKKIVEQNKDTLECFNPGYEPESYAFAVKKENKELLDVINKVLQKQVESGKVKELVLKHS, from the coding sequence ATGAAAAAAATAATATCAATATTACTGATAACAATCATGGTTGCTGCAATGTTTGTTGGTTGTAAGGGAAATGAAAACAGCTTAGAAGCAATCAAAAAAAATGGCAAAATTACAATGTTAACAAATGCAACTTTTGCACCATTTGAATTTGTTGAAAACAATAAGGTTGTTGGTGTTGACCCTGAGTTAGCTCAAATGATCGCAGATGAAATCGGCGTAAAGCTTGAAATTACAAACATGGACTTTGATTTATTAGTTGACTATGTAAAAACAGGTAAAGGCGATTTTGCTGCAGCAGGAATGACAATTACAGATGAAAGAAAAAAACAAGTGGATTTTTCAATTGAGTATACAACTTCTACACAATATATTATTGTGAAAAAAGGTACAGATGTAAAATCATTTAGTCCAAATGGAAAAGTAATTGGTGTTCAACAAGGAACAACAGGTGACTTATTCTATGCAAGCGACAAAAAGGTAATCCAAGCGAAAGAAGTAAAACGTTATAAATCATCAATAGATGCTGCGAAAGATATCCTTTTAGGAAGAGTAGATTGCGTTATAGTTGATGAACTTCCTGCTAAAAAAATTGTAGAGCAAAATAAAGATACATTAGAATGCTTTAACCCAGGTTATGAGCCGGAATCATATGCTTTTGCAGTAAAGAAAGAAAATAAAGAATTATTAGATGTAATTAACAAAGTATTGCAAAAACAAGTAGAAAGTGGTAAAGTGAAAGAACTAGTACTAAAGCACTCATAA
- the proS gene encoding proline--tRNA ligase — MAGQKKMVEDITAMDVDFAKWYTDVIKKAELVDYSSVKGCMVIRPYGYGIWENIQHDLDARFKALGHENVYMPMFIPESLLQREKDHVEGFAPEVAWVTHGGNERLAERLCVRPTSEVLFCEHYKNIIHSYRDLPKLYNQWCNVVRWEKTTRPFLRTSEFLWQEGHTMHETEEDARKETLQMLKVYEDFYRETLAIPAITGQKTEKEKFAGAVETYTIEPMMHNGVALQGGTSHYFGDGFAKAFEITYTDRNNKPQYPHQTSWGVSTRMIGAIIMTHGDDNGLVLPPKIAPIQVVILPIAMHKEGVLDKAAELRDRLKANYRVKLDDSDNSPGWKFSEYEMKGVPLRLEIGPKDIENNQCVLVRRDNREKVFVSLDNLEQEIETALQAVHDGLYNRALENLKAKTHTAKNFDEFVDTAKNKPGFIKAMWCGDVECENKIKDVTGGVKSRCIPFNEEAIGDTCACCGKPAKHLVVWGKQY; from the coding sequence ATGGCAGGGCAAAAAAAGATGGTCGAAGACATTACTGCAATGGACGTCGACTTTGCAAAATGGTATACTGATGTAATTAAAAAAGCTGAGCTTGTGGATTACTCTAGCGTGAAAGGTTGTATGGTAATTCGCCCGTATGGCTATGGCATATGGGAAAACATCCAACACGATTTAGACGCAAGATTCAAAGCACTTGGACACGAAAATGTATATATGCCTATGTTTATCCCCGAAAGTTTATTACAACGTGAAAAGGATCATGTAGAAGGATTTGCACCGGAAGTTGCTTGGGTTACTCATGGCGGAAATGAACGTTTAGCAGAACGTCTTTGTGTTCGTCCAACTTCTGAAGTGTTATTCTGTGAACATTATAAAAATATTATTCACTCTTATAGAGATTTACCAAAGCTATATAACCAATGGTGTAACGTAGTTCGTTGGGAAAAAACAACTCGTCCATTCTTAAGAACTTCTGAGTTCTTATGGCAAGAAGGCCATACAATGCATGAAACAGAAGAAGATGCAAGAAAAGAAACACTTCAAATGCTGAAAGTGTATGAAGATTTTTATCGTGAAACATTAGCTATTCCTGCAATTACAGGTCAAAAAACCGAAAAAGAAAAATTTGCAGGTGCAGTTGAAACTTATACGATTGAGCCTATGATGCATAATGGTGTTGCATTACAAGGCGGTACTTCTCACTATTTCGGTGATGGATTTGCAAAGGCATTTGAAATTACCTATACTGATAGAAACAACAAACCACAATATCCTCATCAAACTTCTTGGGGCGTTTCTACTCGTATGATTGGTGCAATCATCATGACACATGGTGACGATAACGGATTGGTATTACCTCCAAAAATCGCTCCAATTCAAGTCGTTATTCTTCCGATTGCAATGCACAAAGAAGGCGTGTTGGATAAAGCTGCTGAATTAAGAGATCGTTTGAAAGCAAACTATCGTGTAAAACTAGATGATTCCGATAATTCACCGGGATGGAAGTTCAGTGAATACGAAATGAAAGGTGTTCCGCTTCGTCTTGAAATTGGACCAAAAGATATTGAGAATAATCAATGTGTATTGGTTCGTCGTGATAATCGCGAAAAAGTCTTTGTTAGCTTAGATAACCTTGAACAAGAAATTGAAACTGCACTACAAGCTGTTCATGATGGATTATATAATCGTGCATTGGAAAATCTTAAAGCAAAAACACATACTGCAAAAAACTTTGATGAATTCGTAGATACTGCGAAAAACAAGCCAGGATTTATCAAAGCTATGTGGTGCGGTGATGTCGAATGTGAAAATAAGATTAAAGATGTTACCGGCGGCGTAAAATCTCGTTGTATTCCATTTAACGAAGAGGCAATCGGCGATACTTGTGCTTGCTGCGGCAAACCTGCAAAACACTTAGTTGTTTGGGGTAAACAATATTAA
- the tnpA gene encoding IS200/IS605 family transposase: protein MKNEVKQTAHSSYRCEYHIVFAPKYRRKIIYKDLRRDVGEIFRKLCTEMKVEIIEAEACVDHIHMLVSIPPYMSISQFVGTLKSKSALMIFDRHANLKYKYGSRNFWCRGYFVDTVGKNEKKIAEYIRNQLEEDYAKDQISFKEYTDPFTGNQVK from the coding sequence ATGAAAAATGAAGTAAAACAGACAGCACATTCAAGTTATAGGTGCGAATACCATATAGTGTTTGCACCAAAATATAGAAGAAAAATAATTTATAAAGATTTGCGAAGAGATGTAGGTGAAATATTTCGAAAATTATGCACAGAAATGAAAGTGGAAATAATAGAAGCGGAGGCATGTGTAGATCACATACACATGTTAGTAAGTATTCCACCGTATATGAGTATATCACAGTTTGTAGGAACACTCAAGAGTAAGAGTGCACTGATGATATTCGATAGGCATGCAAATTTAAAATATAAATATGGATCACGAAATTTTTGGTGTAGAGGTTATTTTGTAGATACAGTAGGAAAAAATGAAAAGAAAATAGCAGAGTACATTCGAAACCAATTAGAAGAAGATTATGCAAAAGACCAAATTTCATTTAAAGAATATACGGACCCGTTTACGGGTAATCAAGTGAAATAG
- a CDS encoding transposase has product MNELPQRKLQRLKGYDYSHNGAYFITICTQNRQQLFGEIFNNTMLINNAGKMIEERLLNIINDVVFLDKHIIMPDHIHAIVIINHNGTTQGPFPTLSEIVQRFKTITTKLYIDSVKNGEYPPFDKKIWQKSFNDRIIRNEKEYREIRQYIDENPLK; this is encoded by the coding sequence TTGAACGAATTACCACAAAGAAAATTACAACGATTAAAAGGTTATGATTATTCCCACAATGGCGCATATTTTATTACAATATGTACGCAAAATCGTCAGCAATTATTTGGTGAAATATTTAATAATACTATGCTGATAAATAATGCTGGTAAAATGATCGAAGAAAGGCTATTAAATATTATAAACGATGTTGTTTTTCTTGATAAACATATTATAATGCCCGACCATATTCACGCAATTGTTATTATTAATCACAACGGAACGACACAGGGACCGTTCCCTACGTTGTCGGAGATTGTGCAGAGATTTAAAACAATAACGACAAAATTGTATATAGACAGTGTAAAAAATGGTGAGTATCCACCGTTTGACAAGAAAATCTGGCAAAAATCATTTAATGATAGAATTATCCGTAATGAAAAGGAATATCGTGAGATTAGACAATATATAGATGAAAACCCATTGAAATAG
- a CDS encoding MarR family transcriptional regulator encodes MTQEIFEAIKALQQCNINCINVVSHLTHAQTIVLLTIGDYISKKSAPPQPSYLSEVLRVAPASITPVLNKLDDTGFIERIYSKQDRRQVFLQLTKNGEQEYKQMSKQINAYYAKVIDEVGIDLIKQFIDFGKKIETFNSNFIASPHIPPFINE; translated from the coding sequence TTGACACAAGAAATATTCGAAGCAATTAAAGCGTTACAGCAATGCAATATTAACTGTATAAACGTTGTATCCCATTTAACTCATGCGCAAACTATAGTTTTATTGACTATTGGCGACTATATATCTAAGAAATCAGCTCCCCCACAACCATCTTATTTAAGCGAGGTATTGAGAGTAGCACCTGCCTCTATTACTCCTGTCTTGAATAAACTAGATGACACAGGTTTCATTGAACGTATTTATTCCAAGCAAGATCGTCGTCAAGTTTTCCTTCAACTAACTAAAAATGGAGAACAAGAATACAAGCAAATGTCAAAACAAATTAACGCTTATTATGCTAAGGTTATTGATGAGGTCGGTATTGACTTAATCAAACAGTTTATTGACTTTGGAAAAAAAATAGAGACATTTAACAGTAATTTTATTGCTTCGCCACATATTCCACCATTTATCAATGAATAG
- a CDS encoding DUF3795 domain-containing protein produces the protein MDQSMKAMCGTYCGECEWKEPCNCPGCKACKSKMFWGECDKAKCCISKGYEHCGQCEEMPCQMLSDLFADQEHGDNGARLRNLKNWTDGNDSYEKLR, from the coding sequence ATGGATCAATCAATGAAAGCAATGTGTGGTACTTATTGTGGAGAATGTGAATGGAAGGAGCCATGTAATTGTCCTGGATGTAAAGCTTGTAAAAGTAAGATGTTCTGGGGCGAATGTGATAAAGCAAAATGTTGTATCAGTAAAGGGTATGAGCATTGTGGACAATGTGAAGAAATGCCATGCCAAATGTTAAGCGACCTATTTGCTGACCAAGAACATGGTGACAACGGCGCTAGACTACGAAACTTAAAAAACTGGACGGATGGAAACGATAGTTACGAGAAGCTAAGATAA
- a CDS encoding amino acid ABC transporter ATP-binding protein — protein sequence MIEVKNLYKKFGDNHVLNNITETISKGEKVVVVGPSGSGKSTFLRCLNLLEMPTDGEIWFEGNNITDKKTNINQLRQKMGMVFQHFNLFPHLTILQNITLAPITLKLQTKEEAEANAKRLLERIGLLDKADSYPSMISGGQKQRIAIVRALAMNPDVMLFDEPTSALDPEMVGEVLELMKELANEGMTMVVVTHEMGFAREVATRVLFMDGGQIVEQNNPKDFFENPQHERLQEFLAKVL from the coding sequence GTGATAGAGGTTAAAAATTTATACAAAAAATTCGGCGATAATCATGTGTTAAACAATATTACTGAAACAATTTCCAAAGGCGAAAAGGTTGTTGTTGTCGGTCCTTCAGGTTCCGGTAAATCTACATTTTTACGTTGCCTTAATTTATTAGAAATGCCAACCGACGGAGAGATTTGGTTTGAAGGCAATAATATTACCGATAAAAAAACGAATATCAATCAGCTAAGACAAAAGATGGGAATGGTATTTCAACATTTTAATTTGTTCCCACATTTAACAATTCTACAAAATATCACATTAGCACCAATTACGTTAAAATTGCAAACGAAAGAAGAAGCGGAAGCCAATGCCAAACGTTTATTGGAGCGAATTGGTCTTTTAGATAAAGCAGACAGCTATCCTTCTATGATTTCAGGTGGCCAAAAACAACGTATTGCGATTGTTCGTGCGTTGGCAATGAATCCTGATGTTATGTTATTTGATGAGCCAACTTCTGCACTTGACCCTGAAATGGTGGGCGAGGTATTAGAACTCATGAAAGAACTTGCAAATGAAGGTATGACGATGGTTGTGGTTACTCATGAAATGGGATTTGCCAGAGAAGTTGCTACTCGTGTATTATTCATGGATGGCGGACAAATTGTAGAGCAAAACAATCCAAAAGACTTTTTTGAAAATCCACAGCATGAACGTTTACAAGAATTTCTTGCAAAAGTGCTTTAA
- a CDS encoding amino acid ABC transporter permease: protein MEGILNEIYDALFKEQRYLMILDGLKNTLIIALFATIIGVIIGTIVAIVKNASIGRKSLWIFDKICDLYITIIRGTPLMIQLLILAGAIMASVKNYILIAIVGFGLNSGAYVAEIIRAGILAVDKGQMEAGRSLGLTSAQTMKKIIMPQAIKNILPALGNEFIVLLKETSIAGYIAVQDLTNVGNVIRASSYNTAIYFIIAGIYLLLVVGMTAILKRFEMRLAKSDRG from the coding sequence ATGGAAGGCATTTTAAATGAGATATATGATGCTCTATTTAAAGAACAAAGATATCTAATGATATTAGATGGCTTAAAAAATACGCTTATTATTGCACTTTTTGCAACCATAATCGGTGTAATAATCGGAACGATTGTTGCAATAGTAAAAAATGCGAGCATTGGACGTAAATCACTTTGGATTTTTGATAAAATATGCGATTTATATATTACAATTATTCGTGGCACTCCGCTTATGATTCAATTATTGATTTTGGCAGGAGCAATTATGGCATCAGTTAAAAACTACATTCTGATTGCTATTGTTGGATTCGGTTTGAACTCTGGTGCATATGTTGCCGAGATTATTCGTGCGGGTATTTTAGCAGTAGATAAAGGGCAAATGGAAGCAGGACGCTCTTTGGGATTAACCAGCGCACAAACAATGAAAAAAATAATAATGCCACAAGCAATTAAAAACATATTACCGGCTTTAGGCAATGAGTTTATTGTATTGTTAAAAGAAACATCCATTGCAGGATATATTGCCGTTCAAGATTTAACGAATGTCGGAAACGTGATTCGTGCAAGTTCCTATAATACTGCGATATATTTCATTATTGCAGGTATTTACTTATTGTTGGTTGTTGGTATGACAGCCATTTTAAAACGTTTTGAGATGAGGTTGGCTAAGAGTGATAGAGGTTAA
- a CDS encoding ABC transporter ATP-binding protein, which translates to MSNAKQPKRGPMGGMGGPMGAMSGEKAKNFKGTMKSLISHLAQYKLSILLVVIFAIGSAAFAIIGPKILGNATTEIFNGLIEKIKGQGGGINFTKIGTILLFLLGLYIISAVFSFLQGYFMTNVTQKVSYNFRKEISEKINRMPLKYFESRTHGEVLSRVTNDIDTLSQSLNQSMTQVISSITLIIGVLIMMFSISWQMTLVALLILPLSMLLITGVVKRSQKYFKSQQEYLGHVNGQVEEVFGGLNIVKAFNGEEKVTNEFDKMNETLYQSAWKSQFLSGMMMPVMTFVGNLGYVAVSILGGYLVIKNTIQVGDIQSFIQYIRSFTQPIAQVAQVANLLQSTAAAAERVFEFLNEEEEDQFVENPVHIDKLEGNVAFKAVHFGYDPEKIIINDFSATVKQGQKVAIVGPTGAGKTTMIKLLMRFYDVNSGAILIDGHDIRDFNRTELRDMFGMVLQDTWLFNDTIMENIRYGRLNATDEEVIAAAKAAHVDHFIKTLPKGYQMELNEEASNISQGQKQLLTIARAILADPKILILDEATSSVDTRTEIRIQKAMDNLMSGRTSFVIAHRLSTIRDADLILVMKDGDIIEQGNHEELISANGFYANLYNSQFERTEAIA; encoded by the coding sequence ATGAGTAATGCAAAACAACCAAAGCGTGGCCCTATGGGCGGCATGGGCGGCCCTATGGGCGCTATGAGCGGCGAAAAAGCAAAAAACTTTAAAGGCACAATGAAAAGCTTGATTTCTCATCTTGCTCAATATAAATTATCTATTTTGCTTGTTGTTATTTTTGCAATTGGAAGTGCTGCTTTCGCAATAATTGGTCCAAAAATTTTAGGTAATGCAACCACTGAAATTTTCAATGGTTTGATTGAAAAAATTAAAGGGCAAGGTGGAGGAATTAACTTTACAAAAATCGGAACCATCCTTTTATTCTTACTTGGACTATATATTATCAGTGCAGTATTTTCTTTTCTTCAAGGTTATTTCATGACTAACGTAACGCAAAAGGTTTCTTATAATTTTAGAAAAGAAATTTCCGAAAAAATCAATCGTATGCCATTAAAATATTTTGAAAGCAGAACACATGGTGAAGTGTTATCAAGAGTGACAAACGATATTGATACTTTAAGCCAAAGCTTAAACCAAAGTATGACTCAAGTTATTTCATCCATTACTTTAATCATTGGTGTACTGATAATGATGTTTTCTATCAGCTGGCAAATGACTTTAGTTGCGCTTTTGATTCTTCCATTATCCATGCTTTTGATTACTGGCGTTGTCAAACGTTCACAAAAATACTTTAAATCACAACAAGAATATCTTGGTCATGTAAATGGTCAAGTTGAAGAAGTATTCGGTGGATTAAACATTGTAAAAGCATTTAATGGAGAAGAAAAGGTTACAAATGAATTTGATAAAATGAATGAAACACTTTATCAATCTGCTTGGAAATCTCAATTTTTATCCGGAATGATGATGCCTGTTATGACGTTTGTTGGTAACCTAGGCTATGTTGCAGTGTCCATTCTTGGTGGATACCTTGTAATCAAAAACACCATTCAAGTTGGTGATATTCAATCCTTTATTCAATATATCCGCAGCTTTACCCAACCAATTGCTCAAGTGGCTCAAGTCGCTAATCTACTACAATCTACCGCTGCAGCTGCAGAACGTGTATTTGAATTTTTGAACGAGGAAGAAGAAGATCAATTTGTTGAAAATCCAGTTCATATTGATAAACTAGAAGGCAATGTTGCTTTCAAGGCTGTTCATTTTGGCTATGATCCAGAAAAAATTATTATCAACGACTTTAGCGCTACTGTAAAACAAGGACAAAAAGTAGCTATAGTTGGGCCTACAGGAGCAGGTAAAACAACTATGATTAAACTGCTTATGCGTTTTTATGATGTGAATAGTGGCGCAATCTTAATAGACGGCCACGATATTCGCGATTTTAACCGCACTGAACTACGAGATATGTTTGGTATGGTATTACAGGATACTTGGTTATTTAACGATACGATTATGGAAAACATTCGTTATGGCAGATTAAATGCAACTGACGAAGAAGTAATTGCAGCTGCAAAAGCGGCTCATGTTGACCATTTTATCAAGACACTTCCAAAAGGCTATCAAATGGAGTTAAATGAAGAGGCAAGCAACATTTCACAAGGACAAAAGCAGTTGCTTACCATTGCTAGAGCCATTCTTGCTGACCCTAAGATTTTGATTTTAGACGAAGCAACAAGCTCTGTTGATACCCGAACAGAAATCCGTATTCAAAAAGCTATGGATAATCTAATGAGCGGAAGAACCAGCTTTGTTATTGCTCATAGGCTTTCAACCATTCGTGACGCCGATTTAATCTTAGTTATGAAAGATGGCGATATCATCGAGCAAGGTAACCATGAAGAGCTTATTTCGGCAAATGGATTCTATGCAAATCTATATAATTCTCAATTTGAACGAACCGAAGCAATTGCATAA
- a CDS encoding helix-turn-helix domain-containing protein: MEQIQISYMIATRRKQLAMTQQQIADQLGVTNKAVSKWETGDGYPDITIIPALAEILQITTDELLTGEKSKLQIVFNPNAPYTKNECIHEFSTMKPVTIFLTVLGVILAFCFWIAWQSFAWSFGVCGVLTAVSLFCRYVAFIEFKNKLSRIGDTSVDFNELKAEEYNSVLWNVWLGITPLCYMIIKQFLIGYLLNPAPDFVHLLLSWLLAAFISLIITIVLRKKAKGILR; the protein is encoded by the coding sequence ATGGAACAAATACAGATAAGTTATATGATAGCAACAAGAAGAAAGCAACTCGCAATGACACAGCAACAGATAGCAGATCAACTAGGAGTAACGAATAAAGCGGTATCTAAATGGGAAACAGGAGACGGTTATCCTGATATTACTATCATTCCTGCTTTAGCTGAAATTCTACAAATAACTACCGATGAGCTTTTAACCGGGGAAAAGTCAAAATTACAAATAGTATTTAACCCTAATGCCCCATATACAAAAAACGAATGTATACATGAATTTAGTACAATGAAACCAGTTACTATTTTTTTAACGGTATTAGGGGTAATTTTAGCATTCTGTTTTTGGATTGCATGGCAAAGCTTTGCATGGTCATTTGGGGTATGCGGTGTTCTAACTGCAGTAAGTTTATTCTGTCGTTATGTTGCATTTATTGAATTCAAAAATAAACTCAGTCGTATAGGAGATACCTCAGTTGATTTTAATGAGCTAAAAGCGGAAGAATACAATAGTGTTTTATGGAATGTGTGGCTTGGTATAACACCATTATGTTATATGATAATCAAGCAATTCTTGATTGGATATCTTCTAAACCCTGCACCTGATTTCGTACATTTATTGCTTTCGTGGTTATTAGCAGCTTTTATTTCTTTAATCATTACTATAGTACTAAGAAAGAAGGCAAAAGGCATTTTACGATAA
- a CDS encoding ABC transporter ATP-binding protein: MFKLIKHLKQFTFSILAIVALLVVQAVCDLSLPDYTSKIVNVGIQQGGIEQATPDVIRKAEMEKLSLFISESDYKKVLDSYTLLEVGNALKSQYNVLEKEPLYQLNTKDKSKIEELNNIFAKPMLLVGGLESGAKELKPFEDNLKAQLPPQMKQATLSTLDILANLPKQQLTPLVDKINAMFQDMPDSIIRQSAVAFTKKEYTAIGINTERLQSNFILLAGLKMIGIALLSMAATVLVGYLGARVAAKLGMNLRQGVFRKVVSFSNAELDKFSTASLITRSTNDIQQIQMLMVMLLRIVFYAPILGIGGVIKVLNTNTSMAWIIAVAVMAILSLVLVLFGVAMPRFKKLQSLIDRLNLVTREILTGIPVIRAFSTQKHEEQRFDKANRDLTKTNLFVNRIMTFMMPAMMFIMNSIAILIVWKGAQGIDTGAMQVGDMMAFIQYTMQIIMSFLMISMISIMLPRASVSAARIDEVLKTNSSIIDPETPQETKLDHKGYVEFKDVSFHYPDALEDVLSNISFVAKPGETTAFIGSTGSGKSTLINLIPRFYDVTKGEILLDGVDIRNVTLHDLREKIGYVPQKSVLFSGTIESNIKYGAYDTSDDVMKKAAEIAQATEFIESKSEQYNSEISQGGTNVSGGQKQRLSIARAIAKQPEVYIFDDSFSALDYKTDVALRKALKSNTANSTVLIVAQRISTILHADQIIVLDEGQIIGKGTHKELLKSCDVYKQIAQSQLSKEELEHE, from the coding sequence ATGTTTAAACTCATCAAACATCTGAAACAATTTACTTTTTCTATTTTAGCAATTGTTGCACTTTTGGTTGTGCAAGCAGTTTGCGATCTATCCTTACCGGATTATACATCCAAGATCGTTAATGTCGGTATTCAGCAAGGTGGTATTGAACAGGCTACTCCCGATGTTATTCGCAAAGCTGAAATGGAAAAACTCAGCCTATTCATATCAGAAAGTGATTATAAAAAGGTCTTAGATTCCTATACACTGTTAGAAGTCGGGAATGCTTTAAAAAGCCAGTATAATGTTTTAGAAAAAGAACCATTATATCAACTTAACACCAAAGATAAATCAAAAATAGAAGAGCTTAACAACATTTTTGCAAAACCGATGCTTTTAGTAGGTGGATTAGAAAGCGGAGCAAAAGAACTCAAGCCTTTTGAAGATAACTTAAAGGCTCAACTCCCACCACAAATGAAGCAAGCAACTCTATCTACTTTAGATATTCTTGCTAACCTACCAAAGCAACAGCTAACCCCTTTGGTCGATAAAATTAATGCAATGTTTCAAGATATGCCGGATAGTATTATAAGACAAAGTGCAGTTGCCTTTACCAAGAAAGAATACACTGCCATCGGCATTAACACCGAGCGTTTACAAAGCAATTTCATTCTTTTAGCAGGTTTAAAAATGATTGGTATTGCATTACTAAGTATGGCTGCAACGGTATTGGTAGGCTATTTAGGAGCTCGTGTTGCTGCAAAACTTGGTATGAATTTACGCCAAGGTGTTTTCCGAAAAGTAGTATCCTTCTCTAACGCTGAACTAGACAAATTTTCTACTGCTTCATTGATAACAAGAAGCACAAATGACATCCAACAAATTCAAATGCTGATGGTTATGCTGTTACGTATTGTTTTCTATGCACCAATCCTTGGTATCGGCGGTGTTATTAAAGTATTAAATACGAACACTTCTATGGCATGGATTATTGCAGTAGCTGTTATGGCAATATTATCTCTTGTCCTTGTTCTATTTGGTGTAGCAATGCCTCGATTCAAGAAATTACAATCTTTAATTGATAGACTAAACCTCGTTACTCGTGAAATTTTAACGGGTATTCCTGTTATTCGTGCATTCAGCACACAAAAGCATGAAGAACAACGTTTTGATAAAGCAAACCGTGATTTAACAAAAACAAATCTATTTGTAAACCGCATTATGACATTTATGATGCCGGCTATGATGTTTATCATGAACAGTATTGCTATTTTAATTGTTTGGAAAGGTGCACAGGGAATCGACACAGGTGCTATGCAAGTTGGCGATATGATGGCGTTTATTCAATATACCATGCAAATTATTATGTCCTTCTTAATGATTTCTATGATTTCAATTATGCTACCTCGTGCTTCTGTTTCTGCAGCACGTATTGATGAAGTATTAAAAACGAACAGCAGTATTATCGACCCTGAAACACCGCAAGAAACAAAATTAGACCACAAAGGATATGTTGAGTTTAAAGATGTTTCCTTCCATTATCCAGATGCTTTAGAAGATGTCCTTTCCAATATTAGCTTTGTTGCAAAGCCTGGGGAAACAACGGCATTTATCGGAAGTACGGGTAGTGGTAAATCTACTTTGATTAACCTTATACCTCGTTTTTATGATGTAACAAAGGGCGAGATTTTATTAGATGGCGTAGACATTCGCAACGTAACCTTACACGATTTAAGAGAAAAAATTGGATATGTTCCTCAAAAAAGTGTATTGTTCTCAGGTACAATTGAATCCAATATAAAATATGGCGCATATGACACTTCGGATGACGTTATGAAAAAAGCTGCTGAAATAGCCCAAGCAACCGAATTTATCGAAAGCAAATCGGAGCAGTATAACTCTGAAATTTCACAAGGCGGCACCAATGTATCAGGCGGCCAAAAGCAACGTCTTTCTATTGCAAGAGCGATTGCAAAGCAACCGGAAGTATATATTTTTGATGACAGTTTTTCTGCACTTGACTATAAAACGGATGTTGCTTTACGTAAAGCCTTGAAAAGCAATACTGCTAACAGTACCGTTTTAATTGTTGCACAAAGAATCAGTACCATTCTACACGCTGACCAAATAATTGTATTAGATGAAGGTCAAATTATCGGCAAAGGAACTCATAAAGAGCTTCTTAAAAGCTGTGATGTATACAAACAAATTGCTCAATCACAATTATCAAAGGAGGAGCTTGAACATGAGTAA